One stretch of Brevibacillus laterosporus DNA includes these proteins:
- a CDS encoding PLP-dependent aminotransferase family protein has translation MNWQSDRHDVKPIYKQIASHLENQIACGEFPSGSKLPSERELAKQLQVNRSTIVAAYEELQALGLVERKHGSGTKVSSDIWGISYKRIPNWRHIVEQGSLLPNVPLFRQIQQETHHSQIIDLASGELSPDLFPSHFFQELMATKPFTWHLGYEKPQGNITLRETICTHVKKKKQIEVTPASILITSGAQQALHLVIQCLLRAGDAIAIEDPSYFYSLPLFQSAGLRIFLLPTDQDGINPDDVERLYKKHRIKMIFVNPHFQNPTGTLLSMERKLHLLEISAKYGIPIVEDDPYSLTSFSGEPVMTLKSMDQHGTVLYVSSLTKLAASGLRIGWVIGPQTVIERLADAKQQVDFGHSIFPEWISHHFLSSEIFDTHIDDMRAKLLQKSNIIMQALQNKLTDKVSYLVPQGGIHLWCKLNQPVNESALIKEAILHGVVFVPGSVLGSKEGYVRFTFGRAEDDLIEEGIDRFAQALSIAIE, from the coding sequence ATGAATTGGCAATCAGATCGTCATGACGTAAAACCTATCTATAAACAAATTGCTTCTCATCTAGAGAATCAGATTGCATGCGGAGAGTTTCCATCGGGTAGTAAGCTTCCATCCGAAAGAGAACTAGCCAAGCAATTACAAGTAAATCGCAGTACAATTGTAGCCGCATATGAAGAGTTGCAGGCATTAGGTCTGGTGGAACGAAAGCATGGGAGCGGCACAAAGGTTAGTAGTGATATATGGGGGATCTCATACAAGCGAATTCCAAACTGGCGACACATTGTAGAACAAGGTTCTTTATTACCAAATGTTCCTCTTTTCCGACAAATACAACAAGAAACTCATCATAGCCAAATCATTGATTTGGCTAGCGGAGAGCTATCACCCGATCTTTTCCCCAGTCATTTCTTTCAAGAACTGATGGCCACAAAGCCCTTCACCTGGCATCTTGGGTATGAAAAACCACAAGGTAACATCACCTTGCGTGAAACGATTTGCACTCATGTAAAGAAGAAAAAACAGATTGAGGTGACACCTGCCTCTATTCTGATTACATCCGGTGCTCAGCAAGCCCTGCATTTAGTCATCCAATGCCTTCTTAGGGCTGGCGATGCAATAGCAATTGAAGATCCATCCTATTTTTATTCCTTACCCTTATTTCAATCAGCCGGTCTACGAATTTTTTTATTGCCTACAGATCAAGATGGGATTAATCCAGATGATGTAGAGCGTTTGTATAAAAAGCATCGTATTAAAATGATCTTTGTAAATCCACACTTTCAGAATCCGACAGGAACATTGCTCTCAATGGAACGAAAGCTTCATCTGTTAGAAATATCGGCTAAATATGGAATTCCTATTGTGGAAGACGATCCTTACAGCTTAACTTCGTTTAGCGGTGAACCCGTGATGACGCTCAAATCAATGGATCAGCATGGAACCGTATTATATGTAAGCTCCCTTACAAAGCTAGCTGCCTCTGGACTTCGAATCGGTTGGGTAATTGGACCGCAAACAGTTATTGAGCGCTTAGCCGATGCCAAGCAGCAGGTGGATTTCGGGCATAGTATTTTTCCGGAGTGGATCTCCCATCACTTTCTATCTTCAGAGATATTCGACACGCATATAGATGACATGCGTGCTAAGCTTTTGCAAAAGAGCAATATTATCATGCAAGCCTTGCAAAACAAATTGACAGATAAAGTCTCCTATTTGGTGCCACAAGGGGGGATTCATTTATGGTGCAAATTAAATCAACCTGTGAACGAGAGCGCGTTGATAAAAGAAGCCATTTTGCATGGGGTAGTATTTGTTCCTGGAAGCGTGCTAGGTTCTAAGGAAGGTTACGTACGATTTACCTTTGGACGAGCTGAAGATGATCTCATCGAAGAAGGAATAGACCGGTTTGCTCAAGCCCTTAGTATTGCGATTGAATGA
- a CDS encoding GNAT family N-acetyltransferase has translation MIFQKEKVLVRKLVEAHKHWLVKWLTNPVVLEYYEGRDNPHDLNKVMQHYYENNEEVTRCIVEYDWQAIGYLQFYQIDEQMKLDYGYTEKEVVYGTDQFIGEPERWNSGIGRLLVSAMVEYLHKEKGAHKVVMDPQAWNERAIRCYIRCGFKKVKLLPKHERHEGELRDCWLLEHKNHE, from the coding sequence GTGATTTTTCAAAAGGAGAAAGTATTGGTTAGGAAATTAGTGGAGGCACATAAGCATTGGTTAGTAAAATGGCTTACGAATCCGGTTGTATTAGAATACTATGAAGGGAGAGACAATCCTCATGATCTGAACAAAGTAATGCAACACTATTACGAAAATAATGAAGAAGTGACTCGGTGTATCGTAGAATATGATTGGCAAGCAATCGGCTATTTACAGTTTTACCAGATAGATGAACAAATGAAGCTGGATTATGGGTACACCGAAAAAGAAGTTGTTTATGGGACAGATCAATTTATAGGAGAGCCTGAAAGGTGGAACAGTGGCATCGGCAGGCTTCTCGTTAGTGCTATGGTGGAATATTTACATAAGGAAAAAGGAGCACATAAGGTGGTTATGGACCCTCAAGCCTGGAACGAGCGGGCCATTCGTTGTTACATTCGTTGCGGATTCAAAAAGGTAAAATTGCTTCCTAAACACGAAAGGCATGAAGGGGAATTAAGGGATTGCTGGTTACTCGAACACAAGAATCATGAATAA
- a CDS encoding ABC transporter ATP-binding protein — translation MLKRISSHMQESIWGKIVSIIFTYWYYLVLIVLFSIAAVFVEVVIGYNIQQMVSYTMNDTQDRMGTLLYVFVICVIIGMISHFLVKWMSTKFSSSIIRDLRNRYAERLEHTSFSSIEKYNTGDLLSRFSNDLTLVQRFLSEHFPKLIIEPLMFIAAFMYLFMINWKLILFSLSLVPFALLFAALLSKPLNTYSYELQQQVGRTASIMKDTISGIPIIKVFHLYGHFFHKFQITIEQMLQKSLQIERRHAWLNPLHIIFMSSPLVFCILYGAYLIAHQELKAEELIAFVYFLGHILQPVSVIPELIINFQQALGAYKRSGEILSLPEEKIHSLRSFPKADTTSNLCLQFERISFTYDGQKHPVLHDVNFQLKTGRHIALVGPSGGGKSTIVKLLCGLYVPNAGHLRVNDDDDGPENWDVSLMRSLIAYVPQDVFLFSKSIAENIAFGKEGASIGEIVEAAKLANAHEFISELSQGYQTVVGEGGFQLSGGQKQRIAVARAFIKNAPFIVMDEPTSALDAQSELLFQEGLKKLLDKKTVVMVAHRFSSIRYCDEIWVLDRGKIVERGTHQALIEENGLYRELYDPQFKQRYIVQPSLLVE, via the coding sequence TTGTTGAAAAGAATAAGTAGTCACATGCAAGAATCAATCTGGGGAAAAATAGTATCAATTATCTTTACGTATTGGTATTATCTTGTTTTAATCGTGCTATTTAGTATAGCAGCAGTTTTCGTAGAAGTTGTGATTGGATACAATATTCAGCAGATGGTCTCGTATACTATGAATGACACTCAAGACCGTATGGGTACCTTATTGTATGTGTTTGTCATATGCGTGATTATTGGGATGATTTCACACTTTCTTGTGAAATGGATGTCTACGAAGTTCAGTTCCTCTATTATAAGAGATTTGCGGAATCGATATGCTGAAAGACTAGAACATACATCATTTTCCTCCATAGAAAAATACAATACTGGAGACCTTCTATCCCGCTTTTCTAACGATTTAACACTCGTACAACGTTTTTTATCTGAACATTTTCCAAAACTTATCATTGAGCCTCTGATGTTTATTGCTGCTTTTATGTATCTATTTATGATTAACTGGAAATTAATTTTGTTTAGTTTATCTTTGGTTCCCTTTGCACTACTTTTTGCAGCTTTGTTAAGTAAGCCTCTGAATACCTACTCCTACGAACTTCAGCAACAGGTTGGTCGTACAGCCTCTATTATGAAGGATACCATTTCAGGAATCCCAATCATTAAAGTGTTTCATTTATACGGACATTTTTTCCACAAATTCCAAATAACGATTGAACAAATGCTACAGAAAAGTCTGCAGATCGAACGCAGGCATGCTTGGCTGAATCCTCTTCATATCATCTTTATGTCTAGCCCTTTGGTATTCTGCATTTTGTATGGAGCTTACTTAATTGCTCATCAAGAATTGAAAGCAGAGGAGCTAATTGCTTTTGTTTATTTCTTGGGGCATATTTTACAGCCTGTTTCTGTGATTCCTGAATTAATTATAAATTTTCAACAGGCACTTGGCGCGTATAAACGTTCGGGGGAAATCTTATCATTACCTGAAGAGAAAATACATTCGTTACGTTCCTTTCCAAAAGCTGACACAACAAGTAACCTTTGCTTGCAATTTGAACGAATATCCTTTACTTATGATGGACAAAAACATCCAGTGTTGCATGATGTGAATTTTCAATTGAAAACAGGACGTCATATCGCGCTCGTCGGACCAAGTGGGGGCGGTAAATCAACCATTGTGAAACTGCTTTGTGGCCTATATGTTCCAAATGCAGGCCATTTGCGGGTGAATGATGATGACGATGGTCCAGAAAATTGGGATGTTTCCTTGATGCGTTCATTAATTGCTTATGTTCCGCAGGATGTCTTTCTGTTCTCTAAGTCGATCGCGGAGAATATCGCTTTTGGAAAAGAAGGCGCTTCTATAGGAGAAATTGTAGAAGCGGCGAAATTGGCCAATGCCCACGAATTTATTTCAGAGCTGTCTCAAGGCTATCAGACTGTTGTTGGTGAGGGCGGTTTTCAATTATCTGGTGGTCAGAAACAGCGAATCGCCGTTGCGCGTGCATTTATTAAGAACGCTCCATTTATTGTCATGGACGAACCTACTTCAGCATTGGATGCTCAATCGGAGCTTTTGTTCCAAGAGGGACTAAAAAAGCTTTTAGATAAAAAGACGGTTGTGATGGTGGCACACCGCTTTTCTTCCATTCGATATTGTGATGAAATCTGGGTATTGGATCGTGGGAAAATTGTAGAGCGGGGAACGCATCAAGCATTAATAGAAGAAAACGGATTGTATCGAGAGCTTTATGACCCACAGTTTAAGCAGCGTTACATCGTGCAACCGAGCCTTTTAGTGGAGTAA
- a CDS encoding ABC transporter ATP-binding protein, translating into MELQGFRKAYMEWKDMLVFLKTRRRAYLFALFADCIIMGSLPVAISFALNELITASVNGSMELLIRSATLISITFLVFSAVVPVIHYCLQRIIKKTMADIRVTLYKHLTKLPVSYYEANHPGEMVSRIINDAHNMEEAYGESMRNILQNAMTLVMVTATMLIMDWRFSLIFIVLGIGITLVNVRFVQPLRETNDRLQAKLGEITAKIAGFIEGLPVVKTFSAGKVVREDLAHTNNELAQTANSQGFKTGLLDAINFVFSFVMFGGMLVVGLFIYSKNELGILGQLVQLQTTMVFIFLEFGRIIASLQRSLSGSARVYGLLNEPVEEIGPLVADDSLKKPLFYPKNPLSIEAFSLDCVVIQRGVDKVLDRVTLSVGVGEIAAVVGTSGSGKSTLLKALLGFYPPAKGDIYFFDNNVKTHTLAQIRELIAYVPQDPHLFEGTIEENIRFGRPEAEELELVEAAQAAFAHEFILELPDGYKTIIGEDKARLSGGQRQRVAIARALLSKAPIILFDEPTSALDSHSEKCVRDTIRSLKDKRTVMIVTHQMQTAEIADVIFVMEQGSIVDQGTPLEMKEKEGPYLRLFASENTYSEAVTIN; encoded by the coding sequence ATGGAATTGCAGGGATTTAGAAAAGCCTATATGGAATGGAAGGACATGTTAGTCTTTCTAAAGACACGGCGTCGAGCCTATCTTTTCGCATTATTTGCCGATTGTATTATTATGGGCTCTTTACCAGTTGCAATCAGTTTTGCGCTTAATGAATTAATTACAGCATCGGTTAACGGAAGCATGGAGTTGTTAATTCGTTCTGCCACACTGATTAGCATAACTTTTCTTGTGTTTAGTGCAGTTGTTCCTGTTATTCACTACTGTCTGCAACGAATCATTAAAAAGACGATGGCTGATATTAGAGTAACGCTGTACAAACATCTTACTAAGCTTCCCGTTTCATATTATGAAGCTAATCATCCAGGAGAAATGGTTTCCCGTATCATTAACGATGCACATAACATGGAAGAGGCATATGGCGAAAGTATGCGTAATATTTTGCAAAATGCGATGACCTTGGTTATGGTAACAGCTACAATGCTGATCATGGATTGGCGATTTTCTCTTATTTTTATTGTTTTAGGTATTGGTATCACTCTTGTTAATGTCCGTTTTGTTCAGCCGTTAAGAGAGACAAATGATCGATTGCAAGCAAAATTAGGTGAAATAACAGCAAAAATAGCCGGATTTATAGAAGGGCTGCCAGTCGTTAAAACATTTTCTGCCGGGAAAGTAGTTAGGGAGGACCTTGCCCATACCAACAATGAGTTAGCTCAAACGGCGAATAGCCAAGGTTTTAAGACCGGCTTATTAGATGCCATCAATTTTGTATTCAGTTTTGTTATGTTTGGCGGTATGCTGGTTGTCGGATTGTTTATCTATTCCAAAAATGAATTAGGGATTTTAGGGCAATTGGTGCAGTTGCAGACGACTATGGTATTTATTTTTCTTGAATTTGGCAGGATTATTGCTTCTTTACAGCGCTCCTTATCAGGGTCAGCTAGGGTTTACGGCTTGTTAAACGAACCAGTTGAAGAAATCGGGCCTTTGGTTGCTGACGATTCATTGAAAAAGCCATTATTTTATCCAAAGAATCCCTTGTCTATCGAAGCATTTTCATTAGATTGTGTCGTTATACAACGTGGAGTGGACAAGGTGTTAGATCGTGTGACTCTGTCTGTCGGGGTGGGGGAAATAGCCGCTGTTGTGGGAACGAGTGGTTCAGGGAAAAGCACATTATTAAAGGCGCTACTTGGATTTTATCCGCCCGCGAAAGGTGATATTTATTTCTTTGATAACAATGTAAAAACTCATACGCTAGCGCAGATAAGAGAATTGATAGCATACGTTCCACAAGACCCGCATTTATTTGAAGGAACGATTGAAGAGAACATCAGATTTGGAAGACCGGAAGCAGAGGAGCTTGAACTTGTCGAAGCAGCACAAGCTGCCTTTGCCCACGAATTTATTTTGGAATTGCCTGACGGATACAAAACGATTATTGGAGAGGATAAGGCACGCTTATCAGGAGGACAACGCCAGAGAGTCGCTATTGCGCGTGCTCTATTATCAAAAGCTCCAATCATCCTTTTTGATGAACCCACATCTGCTCTTGATTCACACTCAGAAAAGTGTGTTCGTGATACGATCCGCTCATTAAAAGATAAAAGAACTGTCATGATCGTAACGCATCAAATGCAGACAGCTGAAATAGCGGATGTCATTTTTGTGATGGAGCAAGGGTCTATCGTAGATCAAGGGACACCTTTGGAAATGAAAGAGAAAGAAGGACCATATCTCCGCCTATTTGCAAGCGAAAATACTTATAGTGAAGCAGTCACGATAAACTAA
- a CDS encoding MFS transporter, which produces MNITWLIRSQSIVTLAGGMIYPYYLLFLKNLGNSYSKYGLAFAVFTVSSAAVSQWLAPRLDRHSAPILAISSLGMMVVMFAFPWVSSYIWVLILQAIMGSCNAMQKMSERILLADNTVSGSRGAIIGSYHFWTSVASGFAVILGGYLIDWLTINALFYTSALLYGCSSWAVYRTLKK; this is translated from the coding sequence ATGAATATAACATGGCTCATTCGGTCACAAAGTATTGTTACTCTAGCGGGCGGTATGATATACCCCTATTATCTGTTATTTTTGAAAAATCTAGGAAATAGTTACTCAAAATACGGTTTAGCTTTTGCCGTTTTTACTGTGAGCTCAGCAGCCGTCTCTCAATGGCTTGCCCCCCGTTTGGATCGGCATAGTGCTCCTATTCTAGCGATAAGCTCTCTCGGAATGATGGTAGTCATGTTCGCCTTCCCTTGGGTATCCTCGTATATATGGGTACTTATATTACAAGCCATAATGGGAAGTTGCAATGCGATGCAAAAAATGAGTGAACGCATTCTACTAGCCGACAACACCGTATCTGGTTCGCGCGGTGCAATCATTGGGTCCTATCATTTCTGGACTTCCGTCGCTTCTGGCTTTGCAGTCATTCTTGGCGGCTATTTGATCGATTGGCTCACAATCAATGCTTTATTTTATACTAGTGCACTTTTATATGGATGTAGTTCTTGGGCAGTCTATCGTACCCTAAAAAAATAA